The following proteins are co-located in the Xiphophorus hellerii strain 12219 chromosome 2, Xiphophorus_hellerii-4.1, whole genome shotgun sequence genome:
- the cry2 gene encoding cryptochrome-2: protein MVVNSVHWFRKGLRLHDNPSLQEALSGADTVRCVYVLDPWFAGAANVGINRWRFLLESLEDLDNSLKKLNSRLFVVRGQPTEVFPRLFKEWNVTRLTFEYDPEPYGKERDAAIIKMAQEFGVETVVRNSHTLYNLDRIIEMNNNNPPLTFKRFQTIVSRLELPRRPLASVSQQQMNRCLGKISDNHDQLYSIPSLEELGFRTEGLPPAVWRGGESEALDRLSRYLDKNVWVANTRVKTCSLYASPTGLSPYLRFGCLSCRMLYYNLREIYMKLCKRSSPPLSLYGQLLWREFFYTAATNNPNFDRMEGNPICVQIPWDQNPEALAKWAEGRTGFPWIDAIMTQLRQEGWIHHRARHAVACFLTRGDLWISWENGMKVFEELLLDADWSVNGGSWMWLSCSAFFQQFFHCYCPVGFGRRTDPSGDYIRRYIPILKDFPNRYIYEPWNAPESLQKAANCVVGVDYPKPMINHAEGSRLNIERMKQVYQQLSHYRGLSLLASVPTIQEEAEPPMTDESQTSSGPDSPPRVLADMEAAVCLMAPDSSTSAPVPDQDNVSLHRLFQDHCTSSGWPSSPASSPPQSPAPRSKPGSPSSSCPSPSASPSSLPPRRKGVAHKGRRSQRRRERPSCPMAKEEDEEERMQEEVDEERMEEETAAAVQE from the exons ATGGTGGTGAATTCCGTGCACTGGTTCCGCAAAGGTCTTCGGCTGCATGATAATCCGTCACTGCAAGAGGCCCTTAGCGGAGCGGACACGGTACGCTGTGTTTATGTCCTGGACCCTTGGTTCGCCGGAGCCGCTAACGTCGGGATCAACAGATGGAG GTTTCTGCTGGAGTCTCTGGAGGACTTGGACAACAGTCTGAAGAAGCTCAACTCGAGGCTGTTTGTGGTCAGAGGTCAGCCGACTGAGGTCTTCCCGAGGCTCTTTAAG GAATGGAACGTGACCCGGCTGACGTTCGAATACGACCCGGAGCCCTACGGGAAGGAGAGGGACGCCGCCATCATCAAGATGGCCCAGGAGTTTGGAGTGGAGACGGTGGTCAGGAACTCGCACACCCTCTACAACCTGGACAG GATAATCGAgatgaacaacaacaacccGCCTCTGACCTTTAAGCGCTTTCAGACCATTGTGAGCCGACTGGAGTTGCCTAGGAGACCTCTGGCTTCCGTCAGCCAGCAACAGATGAACCGATGCCTCGGCAAAATCTCCGACAACCACGACCAGCTGTACAGTATACCTTCACTGGAGGAGCTAG GTTTCAGGACAGAGGGGTTACCTCCAGCTGTGTGGCGCGGAGGAGAGTCGGAGGCTTTGGACCGACTGAGCAGATACCTGGACAAAAAC GTGTGGGTGGCCAACACTCGGGTGAAGACTTGCTCTCTGTATGCCAGCCCCACAGGCCTCAGCCCCTACCTGCGCTTCGGCTGCCTGTCCTGCAGGATGCTTTATTACAACCTCAGAGAGATCTACATGAAG ctctGCAAGCGGAGCAGTCCTCCTCTGTCGCTGTATGGCCAGCTCCTATGGAGGGAGTTCTTCTACACCGCCGCCACCAACAACCCAAACTTTGACCGCATGGAGGGAAACCCCATCTGCGTGCAG ATCCCATGGGACCAGAACCCAGAGGCACTGGCCAAGTGGGCCGAGGGACGGACTGGCTTCCCCTGGATCGATGCCATCATGACTCAGCTGAGGCAGGAGGGCTGGATCCACCACCGGGCGCGGCACGCCGTGGCCTGCTTCCTCACCAGAGGCGACCTGTGGATCAGCTGGGAGAACGGGATGAAG gtgtttgaggagctgctgctggacgcCGACTGGAGCGTGAACGGCGGCAGCTGGATGTGGCTGTCCTGCAGCGCCTTCTTCCAGCAGTTCTTTCACTGCTACTGTCCCGTGGGCTTCGGGAGGAGGACCGACCCATCAGGAGACTACATCAG GCGTTACATTCCCATCCTGAAGGACTTTCCGAACCGCTACATCTATGAGCCGTGGAACGCCCCGGAGTCTCTGCAGAAGGCGGCGAACTGCGTGGTGGGAGTGGATTACCCCAAACCGATGATAAACCACGCAGAAGGCAGCCGGCTCAACATCGAGCGCATGAAGCAAGTTTACCAGCAGCTGTCCCATTACAGGGGACTCA GCCTACTAGCGTCGGTACCGACGATCCAGGAGGAAGCAGAGCCGCCGATGACAGACGAGTCTCAGACCAGCAGTGGACCCG ATTCTCCTCCCAGAGTTCTCGCCGACATGGAAGCAGCCGTCTGTCTGATGGCTCCAGATTCCTCCACTTCGGCGCCGGTTCCGGACCAGGACAACGTGTCGCTCCATCGGTTGTTCCAGGATCACTGCACCTCCTCGGGCTGGCCGTCCTCTCCTGCCTCCAGTCCGCCACAAAGCCCCGCACCTCGATCCAAACCCGgatctccctcctcctcctgccccTCACCGTCCGCCAGTCCGTCCTCGCTGCCCCCGAGAAGGAAAGGCGTCGCCCACAAGGGCCGGCGAAGCCAAAGACGGAGAGAACGTCCGTCCTGCCCGATGGCGaaggaagaggatgaggaggagaggATGCAGGAGGAGGTGGATGAAGagaggatggaggaggagacggcaGCAGCAGTGCAGGAGTGA